A region from the Silene latifolia isolate original U9 population chromosome 7, ASM4854445v1, whole genome shotgun sequence genome encodes:
- the LOC141592546 gene encoding threonine synthase, chloroplastic-like, with protein MSPSSLLHPTTITTTPLFPTSTPKSTVPYFHRRNLTITATATPSTPTPPRATPHQNIREAAHLHPESPNNFTAKYVPFNAPPTSTESYSLDEIVYRSRSGGLLDVHHDMSALAKFDGNYWRNLFDSRVGKTTWPYGSGVWSKKEWVLPEIDSDDIVSAFEGNSNLFWAERYGKQFFSMSDLWVKHCGISHTGSFKDLGMTVLVSQVNRLRKMNRPVVGVGCASTGDTSAALSAYCASAGIPSIVFLPANKISMAQLVQPIANGAFVLSIDTDFDGCMQLIREVTAELPIYLANSLNSLRLEGQKTAAIEILQQFDWEVPDWVIVPGGNLGNIYAFYKGFKMCYELGLVNKMPRLVCAQAANANPLYLYYKNGWKDFKSVKAETTFASAIQIGDPVSIDRAVFALKNCNGIVEEATEEELMDAMAKADSTGMFICPHTGVALTALEKLRNKGVIGPNDRTVVVSTAHGLKFTQSKIDYHSKAIPDMSCKFANPPVEVKADFGAVMDVLKGYLNKSKRV; from the coding sequence atgtCACCCTCTTCACTCCTCCACccaaccaccatcaccaccaccccaCTTTTCCCAACCTCCACCCCCAAATCCACCGTCCCCTACTTCCACCGCCGCAACCTCACCATCACCGCCACCGCAACCCCATCCACCCCAACACCACCACGCGCAACCCCACACCAAAACATCCGAGAAGCAGCACACCTCCACCCAGAATCCCCAAACAACTTCACAGCTAAATACGTCCCTTTCAACGCACCACCCACCTCAACAGAATCCTACTCTCTCGACGAAATCGTCTATCGCTCTCGCTCCGGCGGCCTCCTCGATGTCCACCATGACATGTCCGCTTTAGCCAAATTTGACGGTAATTACTGGCGCAATCTCTTCGATTCCCGTGTTGGTAAAACCACTTGGCCGTACGGTTCCGGTGTCTGGTCTAAAAAAGAATGGGTTCTCCCCGAAATCGACTCCGACGACATCGTTTCGGCTTTCGAGGGTAATTCCAATCTCTTCTGGGCCGAAAGGTATGGCAAACAGTTTTTTTCAATGTCCGATCTTTGGGTAAAACATTGCGGAATATCGCATACGGGTTCGTTTAAGGATTTGGGAATGACGGTTTTGGTTAGTCAGGTGAACCGGTTGAGGAAAATGAACCGACCGGTTGTTGGGGTTGGGTGTGCTTCCACTGGGGATACGTCTGCTGCGTTGTCTGCGTATTGCGCGTCGGCTGGGATTCCGTCTATTGTGTTTTTACCGGCGAATAAGATATCAATGGCGCAATTGGTTCAGCCGATTGCGAATGGGGCGTTTGTGTTGAGTATTGATACGGATTTTGATGGGTGTATGCAGTTAATTAGGGAGGTTACTGCTGAATTACCTATTTACCTCGCGAATTCGCTTAATAGTTTGAGGTTAGAAGGGCAGAAGACGGCGGCTATTGAGATATTGCAGCAGTTTGATTGGGAGGTGCCGGATTGGGTGATTGTACCGGGGGGTAATTTGGGGAATATTTACGCGTTTTATAAGGGTTTTAAGATGTGTTATGAATTGGGTTTGGTTAATAAGATGCCTAGGTTGGTTTGTGCACAGGCTGCGAATGCGAATCCCTTGTATTTGTATTATAAGAATGGGTGGAAGGATTTTAAGTCTGTTAAGGCAGAGACTACTTTTGCGTCTGCTATTCAGATTGGTGATCCGGTTAGTATTGATAGGGCGGTGTTTGCTTTGAAGAATTGTAATGGCATTGTCGAGGAAGCGACTGAGGAGGAGTTGATGGATGCTATGGCAAAGGCTGATTCTACTGGGATGTTTATTTGTCCTCATACCGGTGTTGCGTTGACAGCATTGGAAAAGTTGAGGAATAAGGGTGTTATTGGACCGAATGATAGGACTGTTGTCGTTAGTACGGCTCATGGGTTGAAGTTTACTCAGTCTAAGATTGATTATCACTCCAAGGCTATACCTGATATGTCCTGCAAGTTTGCTAACCCGCCTGTCGAAGTTAAGGCGGATTTTGGAGCTGTCATGGATGTGCTTAAAGGGTATTTGAATAAATCTAAAAGGGTTTGA